One Sanguibacter keddieii DSM 10542 genomic window carries:
- a CDS encoding endonuclease/exonuclease/phosphatase family protein: MTDDARPPRSGGDAAAPTLRVLSYNVKSLQMDAAAVRDVIRESDPDVVAIQEPCRYLTGGRRRMRALAAATGTVCVVPGGSPFGAYTTALLVARRHEASVVRRRGRPLSWRWWRRRDLRAWPTRRGSALVDLGDVVVVSVHLGLDARERLEHCAEVARLVERAGAHRCVVAGDLNEEPGGPSWQALGSLLRDAVPEAPGLTFAAPRPVRRIDGVLVGDGFEVLSSTVLRTPAALRGSDHLPLLVELAHLRG, translated from the coding sequence ATGACGGACGACGCACGCCCACCCCGGTCCGGCGGCGACGCCGCGGCGCCCACGCTGCGCGTGCTCAGCTACAACGTCAAGAGCCTCCAGATGGACGCCGCGGCCGTCCGCGACGTCATCCGCGAGAGCGACCCGGACGTCGTCGCGATCCAGGAGCCGTGCCGATACCTCACCGGGGGCCGGCGTCGGATGCGTGCCCTGGCCGCCGCGACCGGGACGGTCTGCGTGGTCCCCGGCGGCAGCCCCTTCGGCGCGTACACGACCGCCCTCCTCGTCGCCCGGCGCCACGAGGCCTCGGTCGTCCGCCGCCGGGGCCGTCCTCTGAGCTGGCGGTGGTGGCGTCGACGGGACCTGCGCGCCTGGCCCACGCGCCGGGGGAGCGCGCTCGTCGACCTCGGCGACGTGGTCGTGGTGTCGGTGCACCTCGGCCTCGACGCGCGCGAGCGCCTCGAGCACTGCGCCGAGGTCGCACGTCTGGTCGAGCGGGCCGGAGCGCACCGCTGCGTGGTCGCCGGCGACCTCAACGAGGAACCGGGCGGCCCGTCGTGGCAGGCGCTCGGGTCCCTGCTGCGCGACGCCGTCCCGGAGGCCCCCGGGCTGACCTTCGCCGCGCCGCGCCCCGTCCGGCGGATCGACGGCGTCCTCGTCGGCGACGGCTTCGAGGTGCTCTCGTCGACCGTCCTGCGGACCCCGGCGGCGCTCCGCGGCAGCGACCACCTGCCGCTGCTCGTCGAGCTCGCCCACCTTCGAGGCTGA